Proteins encoded in a region of the Quercus lobata isolate SW786 chromosome 8, ValleyOak3.0 Primary Assembly, whole genome shotgun sequence genome:
- the LOC115958063 gene encoding uncharacterized protein LOC115958063 — protein MASTVLHFLSRPIPNPFHSNHLVPSLNPQASTNSSQSVLIYNIPHRKHFFIKCTSESKSTPLPEPDFPFPTPTSDTSNKAETFPIERRRKSEIIHDRESRTGLVQPEPPNFEIGWKRSKEIKLDKPKGYVIADFLEKLEELMGKEFGSTELLAKAGEIVAERAREEAQVLSDKGEVEERMMTELFRVLRLMEMDLAMVKAAVKEETLGERLEQAKARCRQAILVALSF, from the coding sequence ATGGCTTCCACAGTCCTACACTTCCTATCTCGTCCAATTCCAAACCCTTTTCATTCAAACCACCTTGTCCCAAGCCTAAACCCCCAAGCCTCCACAAACTCATCACAGTCAGTACTCATCTATAATATCCCACACAGAAAGCACTTCTTCATCAAATGCACTTCTGAGTCTAAATCTACCCCTCTGCCTGAGCCTGACTTCCCATTCCCAACTCCAACTTCTGATACCAGCAACAAAGCAGAGACTTTCCCTATTGAAAGGCGAAGAAAGTCTGAGATAATCCATGACAGGGAGTCTAGAACTGGGCTAGTACAACCTGAGCCACCAAACTTTGAGATTGGTTGGAAGAGAAGCAAAGAGATCAAATTGGATAAGCCAAAAGGGTATGTCATAGCTGACTTTCTAGAGAAGTTGGAGGAACTAATGGGGAAAGAATTTGGCTCCACGGAGCTGCTAGCAAAGGCTGGAGAAATTGTGGCTGAAAGAGCTAGAGAGGAAGCACAAGTGTTGAGTGATAAAGGAGAAGTGGAGGAGAGGATGATGACTGAGTTGTTTAGAGTGTTGAGACTAATGGAGATGGATTTGGCTATGGTAAAGGCTGCAGTGAAGGAAGAGACATTGGGTGAAAGGCTAGAGCAGGCCAAGGCACGCTGCAGACAAGCTATACTTGTAGCTCTCTCCTTTTGA
- the LOC115958062 gene encoding polycomb group protein FIE1-like — protein sequence MSGKFTFGSEPVIGLLTPSKKRDYRVTNRLQEGKRPLYAVVFNFIDSRYFNVFATVGGNRVTVYQCLEGGVIAVLQSYVDEDKDESFYTVTWACHVDGTPFVVAGGLNGILRVIDAGSEKIHKSFVGHGDSINEIRTQPLKPSLVVSASKDESVRLWNVHTGICILIFAGAGGHRNEVLSVDFHPSDMYRIASCGMDNTVKIWSMKEFWTYVEKSFTWTDLPSKFPTKYVQFPVFIASIHSNYVDCNRWLGDFILSKSVDNEIVLWEPKLKDQSPGEGSVDILQKYPVPDCDIWFIKFSCDFHYNAAAIGNREGKIFVWELQSSPPVLIARLTHAQSKSPIRQTAMSFEGSTILSCCEDGTIWRWDAVAMS from the exons ATGTCAGGAAAGTTCACCTTTGGGAGCGAGCCAGTGATTGGGTTGCTGACCCCATCAAAGAAACGAGACTACAGAGTCACCAACAGACTCCAAGAAGGCAAGCGCCCCTTATACGCTGTCGTTTTCAACTTCATCGACTCTCGCTACTTCAACGTCTTCGCCACTGTTGGAGGCAATCGG GTGACTGTATACCAATGCCTTGAAGGGGGAGTCATTGCTGTCTTGCAGTCTTATGTTGATGAAGAT AAGGATGAGTCCTTCTACACTGTGACCTGGGCATGCCATGTTGATGGAACGCCTTTTGTAGTGGCAGGAGGACTCAATGGCATACTCCGTGTCATTGATGCTGGCAGCGAGAAAATACACAAG AGTTTTGTTGGCCATGGGGATTCTATAAATGAAATCAGGACTCAGCCACTGAAACCATCACTGGTGGTATCCGCAAGCAAA GATGAATCAGTTCGTCTATGGAATGTCCATACTGGAATATGCATTTTGATATTTGCTGGAGCTGGGGGTCATCGTAATGAAGTCTTGAGTGTG GACTTCCATCCTTCAGACATGTATCGCATTGCAAGTTGTGGCATGGACAATACAGTAAAGATATGGTCAATGAAAG AATTCTGGACATACGTAGAGAAATCATTCACATGGACAGATCTCCCTTCTAAGTTCCCCACAAAATATGTTCAGTTTCCT GTGTTCATAGCTTCAATTCATTCAAACTACGTTGACTGTAATAGGTGGCTTGGCGATTTTATTCTTTCGAAG AGCGTTGACAATGAAATTGTTTTATGGGAACCTAAATTGAAGGACCAGTCTCCTGGGGAG GGTTCAGTTGACATCCTTCAGAAATACCCTGTTCCAGACTGCGATATTTGGTTCATCAAGTTTTCCTGTGATTTTCATTATAATGCAGCTGCAATAG GGAATAGAGAAGGAAAGATTTTTGTTTGGGAATTGCAATCCAGCCCCCCTGTTCTTATTGCAAg GCTGACACATGCTCAATCAAAATCTCCAATTAGACAAACTGCCATGTCATTCGAAGGAAG CACAATTCTCAGCTGCTGTGAGGACGGGACTATTTGGCGCTGGGATGCTGTGGCAATGTCTTGA
- the LOC115956419 gene encoding F-box protein At1g30200-like: MDSNHEEVNSFDHLPDNLLLLIFDKILDLEAKALVSCFLVSKRFASLIPQTNTNTVLIEMEAPANIPQSKKSRGTSRSLFKNILSKLSSKSKPRYLVQREIRGSDVLKIFREIKCLKIQSHSTGVKNPFVAGFLMWKAFFGAKFRYCLFLFAPFVHKENDDDPLKNTIVHSNDKEGEEVFQFLRTFGGFHLQEALQRHRYVKDTISDNQCILKRVVVCDSENRGKVCMGEEDIAECRSWHVDNDTKDTTTTLYYNCKMWYVPVLDLPMHGCTMKGATLLWVYPASVTMSKEKDVLKGFEDDEEEQWGIFNEAVREIVHNNNIDKRMFHTTSFS, translated from the coding sequence ATGGATTCTAACCATGAAGAGGTTAATTCCTTTGATCATTTACCAGACAATCTCCTGCTCTTAATCTTCGACAAAATCTTAGACCTAGAGGCCAAAGCCTTAGTGAGTTGCTTTCTAGTTTCCAAGCGCTTTGCTTCCCTCATCCCTCAAACCAACACCAACACTGTTTTGATCGAAATGGAAGCCCCTGCCAATATTCCTCAATCCAAAAAAAGCCGAGGTACCTCACGAAGTTTATTCAAGAACATCTTAAGCAAACTCAGCAGCAAGTCCAAGCCGAGGTACCTAGTGCAGCGGGAGATAAGAGGCTCTGACGTGTTAAAGATCTTTCGAGAGATCAAATGTCTGAAAATCCAAAGTCACTCCACTGGAGTGAAAAACCCTTTTGTTGCGGGCTTCCTCATGTGGAAGGCATTTTTTGGGGCTAAATTTCGTTATTGCCTCTTTCTTTTTGCACCATTCGTCCACAAAGAAAACGATGATGACCCTTTAAAGAATACAATAGTGCATAGCAATGACAAAGAGGGTGAAGaagtttttcaatttcttcGGACTTTTGGCGGATTTCATTTGCAAGAAGCATTACAAAGACATCGCTATGTTAAAGATACAATTTCGGATAATCAGTGCATTCTTAAGAGAGTCGTGGTTTGTGACTCGGAGAATCGAGGAAAGGTGTGTATGGGAGAAGAAGATATTGCGGAGTGTAGGAGTTGGCATGTTGATAATGATACTAAGGATACAACAACAACATTGTACTATAATTGCAAGATGTGGTATGTGCCTGTTTTGGATTTGCCAATGCACGGATGCACAATGAAGGGGGCCACACTTCTTTGGGTCTATCCTGCTAGTGTGACAATGAGCAAAGAGAAGGATGTCTTGAAAGGATTtgaagatgatgaagaggaGCAGTGGGGGATTTTCAATGAAGCTGTAAGGGAGATTGTGCACAACAACAATATCGATAAGAGAATGTTTCATACAACTTCGTTTTCATGA
- the LOC115958064 gene encoding uncharacterized protein LOC115958064 has protein sequence MESILARALEYTLKYWLKSFSRDQFKLQGRTAQLSNLDINGDALHSSVGLPPALNVTTAKVGKLEIILPSSLGNVQVEPIVVQIDKLDLVLEENSNLDESTSQASTPTSAGPVKGSGYGFADKIADGMTVEIHTVNLLLETRGGAQGQGGATWASPLASITIRNLLLYTTNENWQVVNLKEARDFSNNEKYIYVFKKLEWESLSIDLLPHPDMFMDANFSQERGSQRDDDGAKRVFFGGERFLEGISGQAYITVQRTELNCPLGLEVQLHITEAVCPALSEPGLRALLRFLTGLYVCLNRGDVDSKAQQRSTEAAGRSLVSIVVDHIFLCIKDAEFQLELLMQSLLFSRASVSDGENDNNLSRVMVGGLFLRDTFSRPPCTLVQPSMQSVTKDLLHIPEFAKNFCPPIYPLGEQQWQLIDGVPLVCLHSLQIKPCPVPPSFASQTVVDCQPLMIYLQEESCLRIFSFLTDGVVVNRGAVLPDFSVNSLVFTLKELVFTIPLDVGKLNNGACNKDSNIHSSFSGARLYIKNLLFSESPSLKLRMLNLEKDPACFCLWEGQTIDASQKKWTTKASQLSLSLETSSDLSRLQNSLDWGSGLWRSVELEDVCIEVAMATADGSPLTDVPPPGGIVRVGVACQQFLSNASVEQLFFILDLYAYFGRVSEKIAIVGKNNKLKRSNNNSSGGRLIDKVPGDTAVSLAVKDLQLKFLESFEMNVHEMPLVQFLGDNLFVRVTHRTLGGAVAVSSTLRWESVQVDCVDTEGKLAHQNGTVSSNIEDGPLICGNGYPQLRAVFWVQKKNCSSGNAFAVPFLDISIVHVIPLDEQDIECHSLNASACISGVRLGGGMNYTEALLHRFGILGPDGGPGKELSKGLDNLRAGPLSKLFKTTPLIADNLEEDGNSEDGKESSFLQLGKSDDIDVSIELKDWLFALEGEQEMAERWWFHNHEDVGREERCWHTTFQSLQVKAKSSPKNELNGKGKSQEMQKYPVELVTVGVEGLQTLKPQAHKSIHASILPANGIKENAETSGGINLELRMVIAEDPIYDEPAKWVVENLKFSVEQPIEAIVTKDELQHFAFLCKSEVDSMGRITAGILRVLKLEGSIGQAAIDQLSNLGSDGIDKIFSPKHSRGSSAGSIGLSPLSLPSSLEGTVASLEDAVTDSRAKCAALITDAGSSESSIQHLETIKQLSQKLESMQSLMTRIRSQI, from the exons atggagtCGATACTGGCGCGAGCGTTGGAGTACACGCTCAAGTACTGGCTCAAATCCTTCTCTAGAGATCAGTTCAAGTTGCAGGGTCGGACCGCACAGCTTTCCAATTTAG ATATTAACGGCGACGCTTTGCATTCCAGCGTCGGATTGCCGCCGGCGCTCAATGTCACCACTGCCAAAGTCGGAAAATTGGAGATTATA TTGCCATCATCGCTTGGTAATGTACAAGTGGAGCCAATTGTGGTGCAAATCGATAAACTTGATTTGGTTCTAGAGGAGAACTCTAACTTGGATGAATCTACAAGTCAGGCTAG TACCCCAACATCTGCTGGGCCCGTGAAGGGAAGCGGTTATGGATTCGCTGATAAG ATTGCAGATGGAATGACTGTAGAGATTCACACTGTCAATCTTCTACTTGAAACTCGTGGAGGTGCCCAAGGTCAAGGAGGAGCAACTTG GGCATCACCTTTGGCATCTATCACTATACGCAACCTTTTGCTGTATACTACAAATGAAAATTGGCAG GTTGTAAATCTTAAAGAGGCGCGGGACTTCTCCAATAATGAAAAGTACATCTATGTGTTCAAA AAACTTGAATGGGAATCTTTGTCTATTGATCTCCTGCCTCATCCCGATATGTTTATGGATGCAAATTTTTCTCAAGAGAGAGGAAGCCAAAGAGATGATGATGGTGCAAAGCGAGTTTTTTTTGGCGGAGAGCGCTTTCTTGAAGGAATATCGGGACAAGCTTAT ATCACAGTGCAAAGGACTGAACTAAACTGTCCACTTGGGCTTGAGGTCCAGTTACATATTACAGAAGCTGTTTGTCCTGCATTAAGTGAGCCAG GACTACGTGCTCTTCTACGATTCTTGACTGGATTATATGTCTGTTTAAATAGAGGAGATGTTGATTCAAAGGCCCAGCAG CGATCTACTGAAGCAGCAGGACGTTCTCTAGTCTCTATTGTTGTGGACCACATATTTCTCTGCATTAAAGATGCTG AGTTCCAGCTTGAACTTTTGATGCAGTCACTCTTATTTTCACGG GCCAGTGTCTCTGATGGAGAAAATGACAATAACTTATCTAGGGTCATGGTTGGTGGACTATTCTTAAG GGATACTTTTTCACGCCCTCCATGCACCTTAGTGCAACCATCAATGCAAAGTGTGACAAAAGATCTTCTACATATTCCTGAATTTG CAAAGAACTTTTGTCCTCCAATATATCCTCTGGGAGAACAGCAGTGGCAATTGATTGATGGTGTTCCTCTAGTATGTCTCCATTCTCTTCAGATCAAACCCTGTCCAGTTCCGCCATCTTTTGCTTCACAAACAGTTGTAGACTGTCAACCTCTTATG ATTTATCTTCAGGAAGAATCCTGTTTGAGGATATTTTCCTTCCTAACTGATGGAGTTGTCGTCAATCGTGGTGCTGTTTTACCAGATTTTTCAGTAAATTCCTTGGTTTTCACTCTCAAGGAATTAGTTTTTACTATTCCTTTGGACGTGGGAAAATTGAATAATGGTGCTTGTAACAAGGACAGTAATATCCACAGTTCATTTTCCGGAGCAAGGCTTTATATTAAGAACTTGTTATTTTCAGAATCCCCTTCACTAAAACTAAGGATGCTGAACCTGGAGAAGGATCCTGCTTGCTTTTGTCTCTGGGAAGGTCAAACAATTGATGCTAGCCAGAAGAAATGGACCACTAAAGCATCACAACTTAGTTTGTCTTTAGAAACGAGTAGTGACTTAAGTAGACTTCAGAATTCTCTTGACTGGGGTTCAGGCTTGTGGAGAAGTGTTGAGCTGGAAGATGTTTGCATTGAAGTAGCCATGGCAACTGCTGATGGAAGCCCATTAACAGATGTTCCTCCTCCAGGTGGTATTGTCAGGGTAGGGGTTGCTTGTCAACAATTTTTGTCCAATGCTTCAGTTGAACAGCTATTTTTTATCCTTGATCTCTATGCATACTTTGGCAGAGTGAGTGAGAAGATAGCCATTGtcggaaaaaataataaactgaAGAGAAGTAATAATAATTCTTCTGGTGGAAGGCTTATTGATAAGGTCCCTGGTGATACTGCAGTAAGTTTAGCAGTGAAGGATCTTCAGCTTAAATTTCTTGAGTCTTTTGAAATGAATGTTCATGAAATGCCTCTTGTCCAGTTTCTTGGGGATAATCTGTTTGTCAGAGTTACTCACAGAACGCTTGGTGGTGCAGTTGCTGTTTCATCCACTTTACGTTGGGAGAGTGTTCAGGTGGACTGTGTAGACACTGAGGGAAAATTGGCACATCAAAATGGCACAGTGTCAAGTAATATTGAAGATGGTCCTCTGATTTGTGGGAATGGATACCCTCAACTAAGAGCTGTTTTTTgggtacagaagaaaaactgtTCAAGTGGCAATGCTTTTGCAGTGCCGTTTCTGGACATTAGCATCGTGCATGTGATTCCATTAGATGAACAAGATATTGAGTGCCATAGTTTGAATGCTTCAGCATGTATTTCTGGTGTTCGCCTTGGTGGAGGAATGAATTATACTGAAGCCTTACTGCATCGGTTTGGAATACTTGGGCCTGATGGTGGTCCTGGGAAGGAGCTTTCTAAAGGGTTAGACAACTTACGAGCAGGGCCACtttcaaaactatttaaaaCAACACCTCTCATTGCTGACAATCTGGAAGAGG ATGGAAATTCAGAGGATGGAAAAGAAAGCAGCTTTTTGCAGCTTGGAAAGTCAGATGACATTGATGTTAGTATTGAATTGAAGGACTGGTTGTTTGCTCTTGAAGGAGAACAAGAGATGGCAGAAAGGTGGTGGTTTCACAATCATGAAGATGTGGGTAGAGAAGAGAGGTGTTGGCATACAACTTTCCAGAGTCTGCAGGTGAAAGCAAAAAGTAGTCCAAAGAATGAACTGAACGGCAAAGGAAAGTCACAAGAAATGCAGAAATATCCTGTGGAATTGGTCACA GTTGGTGTGGAAGGCTTGCAGACTTTAAAGCCTCAGGCCCACAAAAGCATCCATGCATCTATCTTACCTGCAAATGGTATTAAAGAAAATGCGGAGACATCTGGAGGGATAAATCTTGAACTTCGCATGGTGATAGCTGAGGACCCCATCTATGATGAACCAGCCAAGTGGGTGGTGGAAAACTTGAAATTCTCTGTTGAGCAGCcg aTTGAGGCAATTGTTACAAAGGATGAGTTGCAACACTTTGCTTTTTTGTGCAAGTCTGAAGTTGACTCAATGGGTCGAATAACTGCTGGAATTTTGCGGGTACTTAAGCTAGAAGGTTCTATTGGCCAGGCAGCAATCGATCAACTAAGCAACCTTG GAAGTGATGGCATTGACAAGATTTTCTCCCCAAAGCACAGCAGGGGTAGTAGTGCTGGCAGTATTGGGCTCTCTCCACTGTCCCTTCCATCATCCTTGGAAGGGACAGTGGCCTCATTGGAGGATGCGGTTACAGATTCACGGGCCAAGTGCGCTGCTCTTATTACTGATGCAGGTAGTTCAGAATCTTCCATACAACATCTTGAAACTATTAAACAACTCAGTCAGAAACTTGAAAGTATGCAAAGTTTGATGACGCGAATACGGAGTCAAATTTAA
- the LOC115956418 gene encoding E3 ubiquitin-protein ligase SGR9, amyloplastic-like yields MATSNITSLNLVGNKLYCNHHHPLVPPMATLQVLYSERYQKLRSDSLVPLEDHVTTFPTPVLLLQIPHQFLLHPPSHHAYLAAALSSLNLPPQFVPIIISLALNLATNANSLEFYSIVAGLEYLRIEQIDQTNDFDEILRAQFRGMVDAGMTPSDDIDYLVTNFMNLLDGFGWESAPLTEEGASTSAIDKLVKKGSFVASSSQEGQGFDVGFTCSVCLEEPQAGDKLIRMNCSHIYHLSCLLPWLQKRNTCPNCRCKLDEQ; encoded by the coding sequence ATGGCTACTTCTAATATTACTAGCCTAAACCTCGTCGGCAACAAACTGTActgcaaccaccaccaccctcTTGTCCCTCCAATGGCCACTCTCCAAGTTTTATATTCCGAGCGGTACCAGAAATTACGTTCTGACTCCTTAGTTCCACTTGAAGATCATGTGACTACTTTTCCCACCCCCGTCTTGTTGTTGCAGATTCCACACCAATTCCTCTTACACCCACCTTCTCACCATGCTTACCTTGCTGCTGCACTCTCATCCCTCAACCTGCCTCCTCAGTTTGTCCCAATAATCATATCCTTGGCACTCAACTTGGCTACCAATGCCAACTCTTTAGAGTTTTATTCAATTGTTGCTGGATTAGAGTATCTTCGCATTGAACAAATTGATCAAACAAACGACTTTGATGAGATTCTTCGTGCTCAATTCAGGGGCATGGTGGATGCTGGGATGACACCGAGTGACGATATTGATTATTTAGTTACCAATTTTATGAACTTGTTGGATGGTTTCGGTTGGGAGTCGGCACCACTAACTGAGGAGGGTGCATCAACAAGCGCAATTGACAAGTTGGTCAAAAAGGGTAGCTTTGTTGCGAGCAGTAGTCAAGAAGGGCAAGGATTTGATGTGGGTTTTACTTGCAGTGTATGTTTGGAGGAACCACAAGCAGGGGATAAGCTCATACGCATGAACTGCTCTCATATATATCACCTATCTTGTCTACTTCCATGGCTCCAGAAGCGTAACACCTGTCCTAATTGCCGTTGTAAACTCGATGAACAATGA